Proteins from a genomic interval of Chanos chanos chromosome 3, fChaCha1.1, whole genome shotgun sequence:
- the prdm14 gene encoding PR domain zinc finger protein 14 codes for MSVSLSSNPVVKDRSYQFDPLKGSPAKVSSYFPVLAGAQHMDVLKSAHSIFNPLKSLGRLVSDAQAVMPFTFNSSPSFFGQNSHQTALVHEQVFSVSSIPYFNRIPPTHTLFSRHEDLTQEVTEHATGPLSEFSSPCSERSSVTSSSPSKDSLNFLHSTESLSEQTRTYSFTEEDLFSVLYGYSKSKEQSVGHAMSGLAFSDNSIPDLQVHSVDTDSVELPEGLSVLKTTCSGVSHYGVFADKSIIPKGTRFGPFQGKLVNTSEIKTYDDNTLMWEIFENGRLSHFVDGRGSSGNWMSLVKCARFPEEQNLIATQTQGQIYYEACKEIRPQQELLVWYGDCYVQFLGIPLTLKEFIDDSNVPVPTEDSGEGFKCDRCGKVFAYKYYRDKHLKYTRCVDQGDRKFPCHLCNRSFEKRDRLRIHILHVHEKHRPHKCSVCGKSFSQSSSLNKHMRVHSGERPYKCVYCNKAFTASSILRTHIRQHSGERPFKCKHCGKAFASHAAHDSHVRRTHAKDKPFSCDVCGSTFQEIQELKLHMKNHKKRPLLETAVPATLTGNQCPEENVVFPLSKECARGQRQMGDNFAVTGLTRLSSEYRPWN; via the exons atgtcagtctctctgtcaagCAACCCTGTGGTGAAAGACAGGAGTTACCAATTCGACCCACTGAAAGGTAGTCCTGCCAAGGTGTCCAGTTACTTCCCTGTTCTCGCCGGCGCGCAGCACATGGACGTTCTCAAGAGCGCACACAGCATCTTCAATCCGCTGAAGTCACTGGGACGACTGGTCTCGGACGCACAAGCAGTCATGCCGTTCACCTTCAACAGTTCTCCATCCTTTTTCGGTCAGAATAGTCACCAAACGGCGCTCGTACACGAACAAGTTTTTAGTGTATCCAGCATTCCATATTTTAATAGAATtccgcctacacacacactcttctccagaCATGAGGACCTGACCCAAGAGGTCACGGAACACGCTACAGGACCTCTCTCGGAATTCAGTAGTCCATGCAGCGAACGGTCCTCTGTGACATCGTCCTCGCCCTCCAAGGATAGTCTCAACTTCCTGCATAGCACCGAATCATTGTCGGAGCAAACGCGCActtacagttttacagaagaAGACCTTTTCTCCGTCCTCTATGGCTACTCCAAAAGCAAGGAGCAAAGTGTGGGGCATGCTATGTCCGGATTAGCGTTCTCTGACAATTCAA TTCCCGATCTGCAAGTCCACTCTGTCGATACTGACTCTGTAGAACTCCCCGAag GGTTATCGGTTCTCAAAACTACTTGCAGTGGTGTTTCCCATTATGGGGTATTTGCCGATAAAAGCATCATTCCAAAGGGAACTAGATTTGGGCCATTCCAAGGAAAACTGGTGAACACCAGCGAAATCAAAACCTACGACGATAATACACTGATGTGGGAG ATCTTTGAGAATGGACGCTTGAGTCACTTCGTGGACGGAAGAGGCTCGTCGGGTAACTGGATGTCTTTGGTGAAGTGTGCCCGGTTTCCCGAGGAACAAAATCTAATcgccacgcagacacagggccAGATCTACTATGAGGCATGTAAAGAAATCCGACCCCAACAAGAGTTGCTGGTCTGGTATGGAGACTGTTATGTGCAGTTTCTGGGCATCCCTCTCACTCTCAAGGAGTTCATTGATGACTCTAATGTCCCTGTTCCCACAGAAG ACTCTGGAGAGGGTTTCAAATGTGATCGATGTGGAAAGGTCTTCGCATACAAATactacagagacaaacatttaaaatacacgAGATGTGTGGATCAAGGGGACAGGAAATTCCCGTGTCATCTTTGCAACAGGTCTTTTGAAAAGAGAGATCGTCTCAGAATACACATTCTCCATGTGCATGAGAAACATAGGCCGCACAAG tgttctgtttgCGGAAAAAGTTTCTCACAGTCTTCCAGTCTGAACAAACATATGCGTGTGCATTCTGGAGAGCGACCAtacaaatgtgtttactgcaacAAG GCTTTCACAGCTTCAAGCATTCTTCGTACGCACATCAGGCAACATTCAGGTGAACGGCCTTTCAAATGCAAGCACTGTGGAAAGGCATTCGCTTCTCATGCTGCCCACGACAGCCACGTCAGGCGGACTCACGCGAAAGATAAACCGTTCTCCTGTGATGTCTGCGGGAGCACGTTCCAAGAAATTCAGGAACTCAAGTTGCATATGAAGAACCATAAAA AAAGACCGCTTTTGGAAACCGCAGTTCCTGCAACTTTGACTGGAAATCAGTGTCCGGAAGAAAACGTCGTTTTCCCCTTGAGTAAAGAGTGTGCTCGAGGACAGCGGCAAATGGGAGATAATTTTGCCGTTACTGGACTCACCAGACTCAGCTCTGAATACAGACCTTGGAACTAA